In Pelmatolapia mariae isolate MD_Pm_ZW linkage group LG8, Pm_UMD_F_2, whole genome shotgun sequence, one genomic interval encodes:
- the trub1 gene encoding probable tRNA pseudouridine synthase 1, translating to MAGSVSNTVPAITSSLSQLQALNGLFAIYKKQGPTSADVLNVLKEALLKEAGVKNPNPRKRKNQSLKMGHGGTLDSAASGVLVVGVGNGTKMLSTMLTGSKKYVAVGEFGKATDTLDATGSVTLEKGFEHITRLDVEEKLKAFTGDIMQVPPLYSALKKDGQRLSVLLKKGHKVDAKPARPVTVYNLTLQEFKPPLFTLDIECGGGFYVRSLVDDLGKALSSCAHVKELIRTKQGPFTLEEHALHEEQWTLQHVLRSLKTCSEGEQEEDHLKPKKVVT from the exons ATGGCCGGGAGCGTCAGTAACACCGTCCCTGCGATAACTAGCTCTTTGTCACAGCTACAGGCTTTAAACGGATTGTTTGCGATATATAAAAAACAAGGGCCGACCTCCGCAGACGTGTTAAATGTACTCAAGGAAGCTTTGCTCAAGG AAGCGGGAGTGAAAAATCCAAACCCGCGGAAGAGGAAGAATCAGAGCCTGAAGATGGGACACGGAGGGACGCTGGACAGCGCTGCCAGCGGGGTGCTGG TTGTTGGTGTTGGGAACGGCACCAAAATGCTCAGCACAATGTTGactgggtcaaag aaaTATGTTGCCGTTGGAGAGTTTGGAAAAGCAACAGACACTCTTGATGCCACCGGCAGCGTGACTCTGGAGAAAGGTTTTG AACACATAACCAGGCTGGACGTTGAGGAAAAGCTGAAAGCTTTCACTGGTGACATCATGCAAGTGCCTCCGCT ATACTCGGCATTAAAAAAGGATGGCCAAcgtctgtctgtcctgctgaAGAAAGGTCACAAGGTGGATGCCAAACCGGCCAGGCCAGTCACGGTGTACAACCTGACCCTGCAGGAGTTCAAGCCTCCTCTCTTCACTCTGG ATATTGAGTGTGGTGGTGGATTCTATGTCAGAAGTTTGGTGGATGACCTGGGAAAAG CTCTGTCCTCTTGCGCTCATGTGAAGGAGCTGATCAGAACAAAGCAGGGTCCGTTCACTCTGGAGGAGCACGCCTTACACGAGGAGCAGTGGACGCTGCAACACGTCTTGCGCTCGCTGAAGACCTGCTCAGAgggagagcaggaggaggacCATCTGAAGCCAAAGAAGGTAGTCACCTGA
- the lrrc45 gene encoding leucine-rich repeat-containing protein 45, whose product MEDFRRIYLRLCKEGGVEPQEGVVAQLQESRSAQGSRLDLSGQSLSADTCSVLAKAFHKDIVFTEVSLSDCMLSEEGVRVLLSGLFDNTTVKVLDLKGNNLRSSGAEVLGQLLAQNKTLRRLVLEWNALGVWDEAFSLFCSGLASNCVLTQLDLRNNQINHHGASELALALKRNSTLEVLDLRWNNIGLLGGRSMLEALQNNKSIVQLEMAGNNIPSDTLKALEQATGHNSDRRSTLRDSRSRTQVLSKEIQTLKEEKGRQFLSLMETIDRQRDEMGRSSRSTSIQIGQLQEALNERKSTVNSLTAKLQMTEAALALSEQKNQNMGELLSRLKAEKEEQREQHSKERKKEHEDAVLRQGKLLRDIQNLTETNGQLKNNVEEMERRCKSQQQLIFELKQELTTSTAELKLRLAQAEDRLESEKRRSKQTLDDMDSLRQKEVEHINRHLEESERALQDRIFKLEGQRIQLEEELSKAKAAFVAERAQAEEELGRVRAQVRLEEQEHVSSLEEKLRSVRSSLQEVQLHCSQQKQTISELQAKNSQQSIEMDALRRRIEELQQELCCKDQEKVAEVSRVRVELQEQIGHLQAERTAQGALKEKINALERELKVLNSNHREALLDKESEMSSMLEKLRLKEAEIHRIREDEANRASYLQSAVLSYIHGSPLGHHSSLQK is encoded by the exons ATGGAGGATTTCAGGCGGATATACCTCCGTCTGTGTAAGGAGGGAGGCGTGGAGCCTCAGGAGGGTGTTGTAGCTCAGCTCCAGGAGAGCAGGTCTGCTCAGGGCTCCAGACTGGACCTGAGTGGACAGAGCCTGTCTGCAGATACCTGCTCAGTGCTGGCTAAGGCCTTCCATAAGGATATTGTCTTTACTGAGGTGTCACTCAGTGACTGCATGCTCAGCGAGGAAG GTGTCAGAGTGCTCCTCAGTGGACTGTTTGACAACACGACTGTCAAAGTCCTGGATCTAAAG GGGAATAACCTGAGATCATCAGGAGCTGAGGTGCTGGGACAGTTGTTGGCACAAAACAAGACGCTGCGCAG gCTGGTGCTGGAGTGGAATGCGTTGGGCGTGTGGGACGAAGCTTTCTCGCTCTTCTGCAGCGGTTTAGCTTCCAACTGCGTGCTGACGCAGCTGGACCTGCGCAACAATCAAATCAACCACCATGGAGCGTCGGAGCTCGCTCTGGCACTCAAACGCAACAGCACACTGGAAGTTCTAG ATCTGAGGTGGAACAATATTGGTCTGCTGGGAGGCAGGTCCATGCTGGAGGCACTTCAAAACAACAAGAGCATAGTGCAGCTGGAGATGGCTGGGAACAACATTCCCAGTGACACGCTGAAAGCTCTCG AGCAGGCCACAGGGCACAACTCAGACAGGCGGTCCACCCTGAGGGACAGCCGCAGCCGGACCCAGGTCCTCAGCAAGGAGATTCAAACACTGAAGGAGGAGAAGGGCCGGCAG TTCCTGAGCCTGATGGAGACCATAGACAGGCAGAGGGATGAGATGGGACGCTCCAGTAG GTCAACCTCCATTCAGATCGGCCAACTTCAGGAAGCTCTGAACGAGAGAAAGTCCACTGTCAACTCTCTCACTGCAAA GCTGCAGATGACAGAAGCTGCCCTCGCACTCTCTGAgcagaaaaaccaaaacatggGAGAGCTGCTGTCTCGACTGAAAGCTGAGAAAGAAGAACAGAGGGAACAACAcagcaaagagaggaagaaagagcaCGAG GACGCTGTACTACGACAGGGAAAACTCCTCAGAGACATCCAGAACCTGACAGAGACCAACGGTCAACTCAAGAATAAC gTGGAGGAGATGGAGCGCAGGTGTAAGTCTCAGCAGCAGCTGATCTTTGAGCTGAAACAGGAGCTGACCACCAGCACAGCTGAGCTCAAGCTGCGACTAGCACAGGCTGAAG ACCGTTTGGAATCAGAGAAGCGAAGGTCCAAGCAAACCCTGGACGACATGGACAGTCTCCGCCAGAAAGAG GTGGAGCATATAAACCGACATTTAGAAGAAAGTGAGCGGGCCCTGCAGGATCGCATTTTCAAACTGGAGGGACAGCGGATACAACTGGAGGAG GAACTGAGTAAAGCTAAAGCAGCGTTTGTGGCAGAAAGGGCCCAGGCAGAGGAGGAGCTGGGACGAGTGCGAGCTCAAGTGCGTTTGGAAGAG CAGGAGCACGTGTCGTCCTTGGAGGAGAAGCTGCGCTCGGTGCGTTCATCCCTGCAGGAGGTCCAGCTGCACTGTTCCCAGCAGAAACAGACCATCTCTGAGCTGCAGGCCAAGAACAGCCAGCAGAGCATTGAGATGGACGCACTACGACGCAGGAtagaggagctgcagcag GAGCTGTGCTGTAAAGACCAGGAGAAGGTGGCTGAGGTGAGCCGGGTGAGGGTGGAGCTGCAGGAGCAGATTGGACATCTCCAGGCAGAGAGGACGGCACAGGGAGCACTTAAAGAAAAGATCAACGCTCTGGAAAGAGAGCTTAAAG TGCTGAATAGTAACCACAGGGAGGCTCTTCTGGACAAAGAGAGTGAGATGTCTTCCATGTTGGAGAAGCTGCGGCTGAAGGAGGCAGAGATCCATAGGATTAGGGAGGATGAGGCCAACAGAGCCAGCTATTTGCAGAGTGCCGTCCTCTCGTACATTCACGGTTCTCCTCTGGGACACCACAGCAGCCTCCAGAAATGA
- the hhex gene encoding hematopoietically-expressed homeobox protein hhex, with protein sequence MSVPLYAPTPIQPAHPTPFYIEDILGRTSTTTSTSPSYSSSPTSSSSCSTPVLPTPTLPSPNSSFKSLISPYRTPIYEPTPIHPALSHHAALTATYASAGAFTGSFYPFHQQHHRSMGEYAQALLRHDPLGKPLLWTPFIQRPLHKRKGGQVRFSNDQTIELEKKFETQKYLSPPERKRLAKMLQLSERQVKTWFQNRRAKWRRLKQENPKREVEDNSSRGKKGEEMMEAAGIQNQEQRQPGSAPELAQAGHCVSSQQTHTELDSDVSDDTDQELDIEDDEDFTLNSQF encoded by the exons ATGAGCGTCCCGCTTTACGCACCGACCCCAATTCAGCCGGCACACCCGACCCCCTTCTACATCGAGGACATTCTGGGGAGgacctccaccaccacctccacatCTCCGTCCTATTCTTCATCGCCAACGTCTTCATCTTCCTGCTCCACTCCGGTCCTCCCCACGCCGACTCTCCCGTCTCCCAACTCGTCCTTCAAAAGTTTGATCTCGCCGTACAGAACCCCGATTTATGAACCCACGCCGATCCACCCCGCGCTGTCGCACCACGCTGCGCTGACGGCGACGTACGCCTCGGCGGGGGCTTTCACCGGCTCCTTTTACCCGTTTCACCAGCAACACCACCGCTCCATGGGGGAGTACGCACAGGCGCTGCTCAGGCACGACCCTCTCG GGAAGCCTCTGCTGTGGACGCCGTTCATTCAGCGGCCCTTACATAAGAGAAAAGGCGGCCAGGTGCGCTTCTCCAACGACCAGACCATCGAGCTGGAGAAGAAGTTTGAGACGCAGAAGTACCTGTCACCTCCGGAGAGGAAACGCCTGGCCAAGATGCTGCAGCTCAGCGAGAGACAG GTTAAAACCTGGTTCCAAAATCGACGTGCGAAGTGGCGAAGACTAAAACAG GAGAATCCTAAGAGGGAGGTGGAGGATAACAGTTCCAGAGGTAAGAAAGgagaggagatgatggaggctGCCGGAATCCAGAACCAGGAGCAGAGACAGCCAGGCTCGGCACCCGAGTTGGCGCAGGCGGGACACTGTGTGTCCTCACAGCAGACCCACACAGAGCTGGACTCTGACGTGTCAGACGACACAGACCAGGAACTGGACATAGAGGACGACGAGGACTTCACACTAAACTCCCAGTTCTGA